TTCTTATCTCCCAACTAGTCTCAGCATCTTGTCCAGCTTAACAGCCATGAATCCTACATTCCTATTTCtcctatttttcaaaaaaatgaagTATTTCATGAGCTACCACTACATTATCAAGAATTTGTCTGCTAGGGATGAATACAGACTGAGAATTGCTAATGCAGTGCTGCAGTACCTTTTTCAGTCTATTTGCAATGATTTTTGAAATGATCTTATACAGGACAGTGCATAAACTGATAGGTCTATAATTCACAACTGACTTAGGAGTATCAGTTTTTGGAATGAAAGAGATGATTGTTTCTTTAACAACTTTGAGAAGATAACCAATATGAAAAAAGCTATTAATTGCAGATACTAAATCTTCTTTTATGATATACCTGTAGTATTAAAAGAAGAGGGGAGACATACCATCCGTCCTTGGTGCTTTATTAGGATGCATAGAGAACAATGCTTGTCTGATCTCCTTTTCATCCACTGGTCTAATCAACCGTTCATTCATTTGGCTAGAAATAATGCTTGGTATCTCTACTAGAATATCCTCAAAGTTGTCCGGGTTTGTAGTAGAGAAAAGGTCCTTGGAGTACTCACTTAGTTCCTCCTCAATCTTTTTTTCATCCTTGCACCAAGTCCCATCCTTTTCTGTAAGGTACTTATAGTGTTTCTCCTCTTCTTTGCCATCACAGATGTGTGGAAGTAAGCTGTATTTCTGTCACCTTCTTTGAGCCATGTGCTCCTTGATTTTTGGCTCCAATACAGTTCTTTCTCCTTGTATGCCTTGCTCAGTTTAGATTTTAGCTCCGCTATTCGACCACTCTTTCCTACCTCATTTCCTTCCCTCTCCATATTCAGTTTCTCTTTTAATTCCATTATCCTTACCTTGGAGTTTCCTTGCACCTTTTTCCTCCATTCCAAGATAGCTATTCTAcactcttttatttttctagTCACTTTGAACATTCTAGACCCTGAGATATCTTTGCTCTATGCCCCTTGGATCACATCCTTCGTTTCTGGATTCTTTGTCCATCTTTGGTCGAAATAGAACCTCCTTCTTCTCTTGTTGTTCTCTGGATTAGTGTCTATAATCAACATGAGATGATTAGAAGCTTCAGTTTCAACATGTTTACACCTTGCCTTTTCATATCTTTGCATCCACTCTGTACTACATAGACACCTGTCCAATCTCTCCTTCACCTCACGATCCCCCTCCCAGCTGCTACTCCATGTCCATGGTACCCCTTGGTATTCTAAATCCATTAGATTATTTTCTCTTATAAAACAGTTAAAATCTGTAAAGCTTCCTTCTGCTCTCTCTCGACCTCCCCATTTCTCCTCATCTGACTTCAGATCATTGAAGTCCCCCACTATAACCCAAGCCTCTCCCCAgtcctttttcctttcctctATGTATTTCCACTGTTCCTTCCTAGTATTACTAGCAGTACTTGCATATACATAGACCAGCCATGTTGGCTTgtcaaaccagcaaaaataaaagttcCTACTCTAAAATATGAATTCGAGCATAGTAGTGAGTAGGATcgtatccacagggactgggtgatttatttctttgtgaAAAATGGGGGATTAGGAGAAATTAGCTAAATAGCTcacttgaataaaaataaagacaatatcacaaaattaaataaaactaaaccaaGAATAGGCAACACTCTAGTCAAAGGTCTAATTTCCACTTTGGTTCAtttaactgatcatcgatgcaatggtgaaatcacttattcatgAATAAATTGGTTATGGTCGTCAACACGCTCTGACAACCTGTCTCGCCTTACTGTTTCGATAACCACAACACGCTCTGTGGCTATTTCTTTTGCCAATTAAGCAACCCTAAACAAGCTCTTAGGATTTAACCTATTGACAGTATTAATAATTAGAGAAGCTACCAa
This portion of the Coffea arabica cultivar ET-39 chromosome 2e, Coffea Arabica ET-39 HiFi, whole genome shotgun sequence genome encodes:
- the LOC140036225 gene encoding uncharacterized protein, yielding MKAVVWNCRGAGGPLTISQLKEVLNFHSSNVVFLCETKNHEKFMRNVRKEDQPTWLVYVYASTASNTRKEQWKYIEERKKDWGEAWVIVGDFNDLKSDEEKWGGRERAEGSFTDFNCFIRENNLMDLEYQGVPWTWSSSWEGDREVKERLDRCLCSTEWMQRYEKARCKHVETEASNHLMLIIDTNPENNKRRRRFYFDQRWTKNPETKDVIQGA